Proteins from a single region of Clupea harengus chromosome 5, Ch_v2.0.2, whole genome shotgun sequence:
- the LOC105898122 gene encoding coiled-coil domain-containing protein 42-like, with translation MDSNSKANVLAEDFNVYFKDNLQNQLFQKQSEKFLAPATRLLKKKQEEHDVNKALRAVKYDFNNTVVNQRLRKEEIRGKEKDIKTHLAKFDQFLKENEMKRVRAKKKAERERKLTQQKSAELRTLEGELLALTQERERLASLAEKNEIYPDYLLRVVKLCKQFEEPRQVMARFDTLVQTREDLLQSSRVGEALVNNALAQLAQYIEHTNDRIIHYNNQLAKLQTELDTISSQAMLWDSRWAHIQNTAAKKTLLLGTVKIATLNLFVATLGKEKDHQGVSPEDTLQQLSKIQSFLLNLIGIMEVVSKQDHKELRC, from the exons ATGGACAGCAACTCTAAGGCTAATGTCTTGGCTGAGGATTTCAACGTTTATTTTAAGGACAATCTTCAAAATCAGCTTTT CCAGAAACAGAGTGAAAAGTTCTTGGCTCCTGCAACCCGTCTGCTGAAGAAGAAACAGGAGGAACATGACGTCAATAAAGCTTTGCGGGCTGTTAAATAT GACTTTAATAACACTGTGGTCAACCAGCGTCTGAGAAAGGAAGAGATCAGAGGCAAGGAAAAAGATATCAAGACTCATTTAGCGAAATTTGATCAGtttctaaag GAGAATGAGATGAAGCGGGTTCGGGCCAAGAAGAAGGCGGAGCGCGAGCGCAAGCTGACCCAGCAGAAATCCGCCGAGCTGAGGACCCTCGAGGGCGAGCTCCTTGCCCTcacgcaggagagagagaggctggccagtCTGGCCGAGAAAAATGAGATCTACCCAGACTATCTGCTTAGAGTAGTGAAGCTGTGTAAGCAG TTTGAGGAGCCTCGGCAGGTGATGGCGCGCTTCGACACGCTGGTTCAGACTCGCGAGGACCTGCTGCAGAGCTCAAGGGTGGGCGAGGCTTTGGTCAACAATGCCCTGGCCCAGCTTGCGCAGTACATAGAGCACACCAACGACAGGATCATCCACTACAACAACCAGCTGGCCAAGCTGCAAACCGAGCTTGATACCATCAGCAGCCAGGCCATGCTGTGG GACTCGAGATGGGCGCACATCCAAAACACAGCTGCCAAGAAGACCTTGCTGTTGGGCACCGTAAAGATTGCCACTCTGAACCTCTTCGTGGCCACGCTTGGCAAAGAGAAAGACCACCAGGGCGTTTCACCAGAGGACACCCTCCAGCAGCTCAGTAAG ATTCAGTCGTTCCTGCTGAACCTGATCGGCATCATGGAGGTGGTCAGCAAACAGGACCACAAAGAGCTGCGGTGTTAG
- the hipk1b gene encoding homeodomain-interacting protein kinase 1 isoform X2, with translation MASQLQVFSPPSVSSSAFCRVKKMKVESCAWEVAAEPYGSVGQAYGFTPAAALPFTASGLVFPPAGAARGQVVVRAADSTGSLPRASHNSNNNNNNTTNNNNNSSSSSHHGDSHSSRGQRYGLKRKNEEVDSSSGGGSGSGSVQILEELSAPAFSARAAGGGGNTGQSIANSAPTTKSSSSNGEGDYQLVQHEILCSVSSSYEVLEFLGRGTFGQVAKCWKRGTNEIVAIKILKNHPSYARQGQIEVSILKCLSAENADEFNFVRSYECFQHKGHTCLVFEMLEQNLYDFLKHSKFSPLPLRHIRPVLQQVATALMKLKSLGLIHADLKPENIMLVDPIRQPYRVKVIDFGSASHVSKAVCSTYLQSRYYRAPEIILGLPFCEAIDMWSLGCVIAELFLGWPLYPGASEYDQIRYISQTQGLPAEYLLSAGTKTSRFFNRGPDSSYPLWRLKTPLEHEAEMGIKSKEARKYIFNCLDDMMQVKVKVNLSTHLEGTDMLAEKADRREFIDLLKRMLRLDADKRITPSKTLAHPFVTMSPLLDFPHSSHVKSCFQNMEICKRRSSSYDSGKTLFAANPVPGAAGNLTVTFSSQLNQHNQVPSAGGAVPLLNYQPALYQQATINIPGLAQPSLPMQARTTQLCTQPEPFQQTLIVCPPTTIQGLQSSSKGSSYPLRMDNSNPLVQQNQSSQPLQLQPSMLTQQAWPSGTQQILIPSAWQQVPGMAIHSGAHQAVDSSLEALVTDSSAQHAWRGSHSGQHSGVLQQNPHILGGHLTLDPTQSLGRSGGHGGRSQQESKSKRNRGRRQDSRNGGPLIGTPAYNAALSQPIVISDTPSPAVSVITIHSDTEDEDERKFHPASCGPNQRANVISCVTVHDSDSSTASPLTPRPRHALLRGASTRGSKSLAVVAPSVKTQQGDGSTSKGASVTGHSQSGYMKPKRAATRQPCSSGESVERHLQVPSRSQPLNLSQPTLVSSSSSSSSSSSSQERGAGGGGSLRRQHTYPPAGAPSSHAHPHYRLPEAVPFTSVAPSLYTYPASAALASASHAMEQLLVHSSTASPSRAPGGTAHYPQGLVKDSVGAMVHGLPPQYQQSFATHPYVTTGGGAGRAEATYGGYQLSPRRLTQYPYL, from the exons ATGGCCTCCCAGCTGCAGGTGTTCTCTCCTCCGTCTGTGTCCTCCagtgctttctgtcgggtgaaGAAGATGAAGGTGGAGAGCTGTGCGTGGGAGGTGGCTGCAGAGCCCTACGGCTCTGTCGGTCAGGCCTACGGCTTCACCCCGGCGGCCGCCCTGCCCTTCACCGCCTCTGGTCTCGTGTTCCCCCCTGCCGGGGCTGCCCGGGGACAGGTGGTGGTGCGGGCGGCCGACAGCACCGGCAGCCTCCCTCGCGCCTcccacaacagcaacaacaataacaacaacaccaccaataacaacaacaacagcagcagcagcagtcaccACGGCGACTCCCACTCCAGCCGGGGGCAGCGGTACGGCCTGAAGCGGAAGAACGAGGAAGTGGACTCGTCGAGCGGAGGTGGCAGTGGGAGTGGCAGCGTGCAGATCCTGGAGGAGCTCTCTGCGCCCGCCTTCTCCGCCCGCGCCGCCGGGGGTGGGGGCAACACGGGCCAGTCCATCGCCAACTCTGCCCCCACCACCAAGAGCAGCAGCTCAAACGGCGAGGGGGACTACCAGCTGGTGCAGCACGAGATCCTCTGCTCCGTCTCCAGTAGCTACGAGGTGCTGGAGTTTCTGGGGCGGGGAACCTTCGGCCAGGTCGCCAAGTGCTGGAAGCGCGGCACCAACGAGATCGTAGCCATCAAGATCCTCAAAAACCACCCCTCGTACGCACGCCAAGGCCAGATAGAG GTGAGCATTCTGAAGTGTCTGAGTGCCGAGAACGCGGATGAATTTAACTTCGTCCGCTCGTACGAGTGCTTCCAGCACAAGGGCCACACATGCCTGGTGTTTGAGATGCTGGAGCAGAACCTGTACGACTTCCTGAAGCACAGCAAGTTCAGCCCGTTGCCTCTGCGCCACATCCGGCCCGTGCTACAGCAGGTGGCCACCGCCCTCATGAAGCTCAAGAGCCTGGGCCTCATCCACGCCGACCTAAAGCCCGAGAACATCATGCTGGTGGATCCCATCCGCCAGCCGTACCGGGTCAAAGTCATTGACTTCGGGTCGGCCAGCCACGTGTCCAAGGCCGTCTGCTCTACGTACCTGCAGTCACGCTACTACAG GGCTCCAGAGATCATCCTGGGCTTGCCCTTCTGCGAGGCCATCGACATGTGGTCGCTGGGCTGCGTCATCGCCGAGCTCTTCCTGGGATGGCCTCTCTACCCCGGCGCTTCAGAGTACGATCAG ATTCGGTACATATCTCAGACACAAGGTCTACCAGCGGAGTATCTCTTGAGTGCTGGAACCAAGACCAGCCGGTTCTTTAACAGGGGTCCAGACTCCAGCTACCCGCTCTGGAGGTTGAAG ACCCCCCTGGAGCATGAGGCTGAGATGGGCATCAAGTCAAAAGAGGCTCGGAAGTATATTTTTAACTGCCTCGATGACATGATGCAGGTCAAAGTAAAA GTCAACCTGTCCACTCACCTAGAGGGCACAGACATGCTGGCGGAGAAGGCGGACCGGCGGGAGTTCATCGACCTCCTCAAGAGGATGTTGCGGCTGGACGCCGATAAGAGAATCACCCCCTCCAAGACCCTGGCGCACCCCTTCGTCACCATGAGCCCCCTCCTGGACTTCCCACACAGCTCCCa TGTCAAGTCCTGCTTCCAGAACATGGAGATCTGTAAGCGCAGGAGCAGCTCCTATGACAGCGGGAAAACCCTGTTTGCTGCTAACCCAGTCCCAGGAGCCGCGGGGAACCTAACCGTGACCTTCAGTAGCCAGCTCAACCAGCACAACCAG gtACCGTCAGCAGGGGGCGCTGTGCCGCTTCTGAACTACCAGCCTGCACTGTACCAGCAGGCCACCATCAACATCCCAGGCCTGGCCCAGCCCAGCCTGCCCATGCAGGCCCGCACCACCCAGCTCTGCACCCAGCCAGAGCCCTTCCAGCAGACCCTCATCGtctgcccccccaccaccatacAAG GGCTTCAGTCTTCCAGTAAGGGCTCCAGTTACCCCCTGAGGATGGACAACTCCAATCCCCTCGTGCAGCAGAACCAGTCCTCCCAGCCTCTACAGCTCCAGCCCAGCATGCTCACGCAG CAGGCCTGGCCGTCGGGCACACAGCAGATCCTCATTCCGTCCGCCTGGCAGCAGGTTCCGGGCATGGCCATCCACAGCGGGGCGCACCAGGCCGTCGACTCCTCCCTGGAGGCGCTGGTGACCGACTCCTCGGCCCAACACGCCTGGAG ggGCTCCCACAGCGGTCAGCACAGCGGGGTGTTGCAGCAAAACCCCCACATCCTGGGGGGGcacctgacccttgaccccacgcAGTCACTGGGCAGAAGTGGGGGCCACGGTGGGCGGTCCCAacaagagagcaagagcaagaggaaCAGGGGGCGGCGCCAGGATAGCAGGAACGG CGGCCCTCTGATTGGCACACCAGCATACAACGCCGCACTCTCCCAGCCAATCGTCATCTCCGACACACCCAGCCCTGCTGTCAGTGTCATTACCATCCACAGTGACACTGAGGACGAGGACGAAAGGAAGTTCCACCCAGCTAG CTGTGGGCCCAACCAGCGCGCCAACGTCATCAGCTGTGTGACGGTGCACGACTCTGATTCGTCCACGGCCAGCCCCCTGACCCCGCGCCCCCGGCACGCCCTCCTGCGGGGGGCGTCTACCCGCGGGTCCAAGTCGCTGGCAGTGGTGGCACCGTCCGTCAAGACCCAGCAGGGCGACGGCTCCACCTCCAAAGGGGCATCAGTGacag GTCACTCCCAGAGCGGCTACATGAAGCCCAAGCGCGCCGCCACAAGGCAGCCCTGCAGCTCAGGGGAGAGTGTAGAGCGCCATCTGCAGGTGCCCAGCAGATCACAGCCCCTGAACCTCAGCCAG CCTACTCTAgtctcgtcctcctcttcctcctcctcgtcctcctcatcCCAGGAGCGAGGCGCCGGGGGCGGCGGCTCCCTGCGTCGTCAGCACACCTACCCCCCGGCGGGGGCCCCCTCGTCCCACGCGCACCCCCACTACCGGCTCCCCGAGGCGGTGCCCTTCACCAGCGTGGCGCCCAGCCTGTACACGTACCCGGCGTCTGCCGCACTGGCGTCCGCCTCCCACGCCATGGAGCAGCTGCTGGTGCACAGCAGCACCGCCTCGCCCTCCCGCGCACCAGGGGGCACCGCACACTACCCCCAGGGCCTCGTCAAGGACTCCGTGGGAGCGATGGTGCACGGGCTGCCCCCCCAGTACCAGCAGAGCTTCGCCACGCACCCCTACGTGACCACGGGCGGAGGGGCCGGGCGGGCCGAGGCCACCTACGGCGGGTACCAGCTGAGCCCGCGCAGACTGACGCAGTATCCCTACTTATGA
- the LOC105898140 gene encoding ubiquitin-conjugating enzyme E2 J2 encodes MNGNASKRAPTTATQRLKQDYLRIKKDPVPYICAEPLPSNILEWHYVVRGPEKTPYEGGYYHGKLIFPREFPFKPPSIYMITPNGRFKCNTRLCLSITDFHPDTWNPAWSVSTILTGLLSFMVEKGPTLGSIETSDYTKRQLSAQSLAFNLKDKVFCELFPTAVEEIKQKQKAQEELNSRPQALPLPDVVPDGDGHHAHYGAPVLNGHAPLAPGVAAAPAGGLQANRNHGLLGGALANLFVIVGFAAFAYTVKYVLRSIAQE; translated from the exons ATGAACGGCAATGCCAGCAAGAGGGCGCCCACCACAGCAACGCAGCGACTGAAACAGGATTACCTCAGAATCAAGAAAGACCCCGTGCCTTACATCTGTGCAGAACCTCTACCCTCCAACATTCTAGAATG GCATTATGTAGTTCGAGGCCCTGAGAAAACTCCATATGAAG GTGGCTATTACCATGGAAAATTAATATTCCCTCGGGAGTTCCCCTTCAAGCCTCCGAGCATTTATATGATCACACCAAACGGGAGGTTTAAGTGCAACACACG GTTATGCCTCTCCATCACCGACTTCCACCCAGACACCTGGAACCCTGCGTGGTCCGTCTCCACCATCCTGACAGGCCTGTTGAGTTTCATGGTGGAGAAAGGCCCCACCCTCGGCAGCATTGAAACATCAGACTACACG AAACGACAGCTCTCTGCCCAAAGCCTGGCGTTCAACCTTAAGGACAAAGTGTTTTGTGAACTGTTTCCAACAGCGGTTGAG GAGATCAAGCAGAAACAGAAGGCTCAGGAGGAGCTGAACTCACGACCCCAGGCTCTGCCTCTGCCCGATGTCGTACCCGACGGCGACGGGCATCACGCCCACTACGGGGCACCGGTCCTGaatggccacgcccccctggCACCAGGTGTGGCTGCGGCCCCCGCCGGCGGTCTCCAGGCCAACCGCAACCATGGACTACTGGGCGGAGCGCTGGCAAACCTGTTTGTGATCGTGGGCTTCGCTGCGTTTGCGTACACGGTGAAGTACGTGCTGCGGAGCATAGCCCAGGAATGA
- the hipk1b gene encoding homeodomain-interacting protein kinase 1 isoform X1 translates to MASQLQVFSPPSVSSSAFCRVKKMKVESCAWEVAAEPYGSVGQAYGFTPAAALPFTASGLVFPPAGAARGQVVVRAADSTGSLPRASHNSNNNNNNTTNNNNNSSSSSHHGDSHSSRGQRYGLKRKNEEVDSSSGGGSGSGSVQILEELSAPAFSARAAGGGGNTGQSIANSAPTTKSSSSNGEGDYQLVQHEILCSVSSSYEVLEFLGRGTFGQVAKCWKRGTNEIVAIKILKNHPSYARQGQIEVSILKCLSAENADEFNFVRSYECFQHKGHTCLVFEMLEQNLYDFLKHSKFSPLPLRHIRPVLQQVATALMKLKSLGLIHADLKPENIMLVDPIRQPYRVKVIDFGSASHVSKAVCSTYLQSRYYRAPEIILGLPFCEAIDMWSLGCVIAELFLGWPLYPGASEYDQIRYISQTQGLPAEYLLSAGTKTSRFFNRGPDSSYPLWRLKTPLEHEAEMGIKSKEARKYIFNCLDDMMQVKVKVNLSTHLEGTDMLAEKADRREFIDLLKRMLRLDADKRITPSKTLAHPFVTMSPLLDFPHSSHVKSCFQNMEICKRRSSSYDSGKTLFAANPVPGAAGNLTVTFSSQLNQHNQVPSAGGAVPLLNYQPALYQQATINIPGLAQPSLPMQARTTQLCTQPEPFQQTLIVCPPTTIQGLQSSSKGSSYPLRMDNSNPLVQQNQSSQPLQLQPSMLTQGSCTPLMVATLHPHAAGVAPQYPLPLTLGCGGARPALLEQTATVLQAWPSGTQQILIPSAWQQVPGMAIHSGAHQAVDSSLEALVTDSSAQHAWRGSHSGQHSGVLQQNPHILGGHLTLDPTQSLGRSGGHGGRSQQESKSKRNRGRRQDSRNGGPLIGTPAYNAALSQPIVISDTPSPAVSVITIHSDTEDEDERKFHPASCGPNQRANVISCVTVHDSDSSTASPLTPRPRHALLRGASTRGSKSLAVVAPSVKTQQGDGSTSKGASVTGHSQSGYMKPKRAATRQPCSSGESVERHLQVPSRSQPLNLSQPTLVSSSSSSSSSSSSQERGAGGGGSLRRQHTYPPAGAPSSHAHPHYRLPEAVPFTSVAPSLYTYPASAALASASHAMEQLLVHSSTASPSRAPGGTAHYPQGLVKDSVGAMVHGLPPQYQQSFATHPYVTTGGGAGRAEATYGGYQLSPRRLTQYPYL, encoded by the exons ATGGCCTCCCAGCTGCAGGTGTTCTCTCCTCCGTCTGTGTCCTCCagtgctttctgtcgggtgaaGAAGATGAAGGTGGAGAGCTGTGCGTGGGAGGTGGCTGCAGAGCCCTACGGCTCTGTCGGTCAGGCCTACGGCTTCACCCCGGCGGCCGCCCTGCCCTTCACCGCCTCTGGTCTCGTGTTCCCCCCTGCCGGGGCTGCCCGGGGACAGGTGGTGGTGCGGGCGGCCGACAGCACCGGCAGCCTCCCTCGCGCCTcccacaacagcaacaacaataacaacaacaccaccaataacaacaacaacagcagcagcagcagtcaccACGGCGACTCCCACTCCAGCCGGGGGCAGCGGTACGGCCTGAAGCGGAAGAACGAGGAAGTGGACTCGTCGAGCGGAGGTGGCAGTGGGAGTGGCAGCGTGCAGATCCTGGAGGAGCTCTCTGCGCCCGCCTTCTCCGCCCGCGCCGCCGGGGGTGGGGGCAACACGGGCCAGTCCATCGCCAACTCTGCCCCCACCACCAAGAGCAGCAGCTCAAACGGCGAGGGGGACTACCAGCTGGTGCAGCACGAGATCCTCTGCTCCGTCTCCAGTAGCTACGAGGTGCTGGAGTTTCTGGGGCGGGGAACCTTCGGCCAGGTCGCCAAGTGCTGGAAGCGCGGCACCAACGAGATCGTAGCCATCAAGATCCTCAAAAACCACCCCTCGTACGCACGCCAAGGCCAGATAGAG GTGAGCATTCTGAAGTGTCTGAGTGCCGAGAACGCGGATGAATTTAACTTCGTCCGCTCGTACGAGTGCTTCCAGCACAAGGGCCACACATGCCTGGTGTTTGAGATGCTGGAGCAGAACCTGTACGACTTCCTGAAGCACAGCAAGTTCAGCCCGTTGCCTCTGCGCCACATCCGGCCCGTGCTACAGCAGGTGGCCACCGCCCTCATGAAGCTCAAGAGCCTGGGCCTCATCCACGCCGACCTAAAGCCCGAGAACATCATGCTGGTGGATCCCATCCGCCAGCCGTACCGGGTCAAAGTCATTGACTTCGGGTCGGCCAGCCACGTGTCCAAGGCCGTCTGCTCTACGTACCTGCAGTCACGCTACTACAG GGCTCCAGAGATCATCCTGGGCTTGCCCTTCTGCGAGGCCATCGACATGTGGTCGCTGGGCTGCGTCATCGCCGAGCTCTTCCTGGGATGGCCTCTCTACCCCGGCGCTTCAGAGTACGATCAG ATTCGGTACATATCTCAGACACAAGGTCTACCAGCGGAGTATCTCTTGAGTGCTGGAACCAAGACCAGCCGGTTCTTTAACAGGGGTCCAGACTCCAGCTACCCGCTCTGGAGGTTGAAG ACCCCCCTGGAGCATGAGGCTGAGATGGGCATCAAGTCAAAAGAGGCTCGGAAGTATATTTTTAACTGCCTCGATGACATGATGCAGGTCAAAGTAAAA GTCAACCTGTCCACTCACCTAGAGGGCACAGACATGCTGGCGGAGAAGGCGGACCGGCGGGAGTTCATCGACCTCCTCAAGAGGATGTTGCGGCTGGACGCCGATAAGAGAATCACCCCCTCCAAGACCCTGGCGCACCCCTTCGTCACCATGAGCCCCCTCCTGGACTTCCCACACAGCTCCCa TGTCAAGTCCTGCTTCCAGAACATGGAGATCTGTAAGCGCAGGAGCAGCTCCTATGACAGCGGGAAAACCCTGTTTGCTGCTAACCCAGTCCCAGGAGCCGCGGGGAACCTAACCGTGACCTTCAGTAGCCAGCTCAACCAGCACAACCAG gtACCGTCAGCAGGGGGCGCTGTGCCGCTTCTGAACTACCAGCCTGCACTGTACCAGCAGGCCACCATCAACATCCCAGGCCTGGCCCAGCCCAGCCTGCCCATGCAGGCCCGCACCACCCAGCTCTGCACCCAGCCAGAGCCCTTCCAGCAGACCCTCATCGtctgcccccccaccaccatacAAG GGCTTCAGTCTTCCAGTAAGGGCTCCAGTTACCCCCTGAGGATGGACAACTCCAATCCCCTCGTGCAGCAGAACCAGTCCTCCCAGCCTCTACAGCTCCAGCCCAGCATGCTCACGCAG GGCTCCTGCACGCCTCTGATGGTGGCCACCCTGCACCCCCACGCGGCCGGGGTGGCGCCCCAGTACCCGCTGCCCCTGACGCTGGGCTGTGGGGGGGCGCGGCCTGCACTCCTGGAGCAGACGGCCACCGTGCTG CAGGCCTGGCCGTCGGGCACACAGCAGATCCTCATTCCGTCCGCCTGGCAGCAGGTTCCGGGCATGGCCATCCACAGCGGGGCGCACCAGGCCGTCGACTCCTCCCTGGAGGCGCTGGTGACCGACTCCTCGGCCCAACACGCCTGGAG ggGCTCCCACAGCGGTCAGCACAGCGGGGTGTTGCAGCAAAACCCCCACATCCTGGGGGGGcacctgacccttgaccccacgcAGTCACTGGGCAGAAGTGGGGGCCACGGTGGGCGGTCCCAacaagagagcaagagcaagaggaaCAGGGGGCGGCGCCAGGATAGCAGGAACGG CGGCCCTCTGATTGGCACACCAGCATACAACGCCGCACTCTCCCAGCCAATCGTCATCTCCGACACACCCAGCCCTGCTGTCAGTGTCATTACCATCCACAGTGACACTGAGGACGAGGACGAAAGGAAGTTCCACCCAGCTAG CTGTGGGCCCAACCAGCGCGCCAACGTCATCAGCTGTGTGACGGTGCACGACTCTGATTCGTCCACGGCCAGCCCCCTGACCCCGCGCCCCCGGCACGCCCTCCTGCGGGGGGCGTCTACCCGCGGGTCCAAGTCGCTGGCAGTGGTGGCACCGTCCGTCAAGACCCAGCAGGGCGACGGCTCCACCTCCAAAGGGGCATCAGTGacag GTCACTCCCAGAGCGGCTACATGAAGCCCAAGCGCGCCGCCACAAGGCAGCCCTGCAGCTCAGGGGAGAGTGTAGAGCGCCATCTGCAGGTGCCCAGCAGATCACAGCCCCTGAACCTCAGCCAG CCTACTCTAgtctcgtcctcctcttcctcctcctcgtcctcctcatcCCAGGAGCGAGGCGCCGGGGGCGGCGGCTCCCTGCGTCGTCAGCACACCTACCCCCCGGCGGGGGCCCCCTCGTCCCACGCGCACCCCCACTACCGGCTCCCCGAGGCGGTGCCCTTCACCAGCGTGGCGCCCAGCCTGTACACGTACCCGGCGTCTGCCGCACTGGCGTCCGCCTCCCACGCCATGGAGCAGCTGCTGGTGCACAGCAGCACCGCCTCGCCCTCCCGCGCACCAGGGGGCACCGCACACTACCCCCAGGGCCTCGTCAAGGACTCCGTGGGAGCGATGGTGCACGGGCTGCCCCCCCAGTACCAGCAGAGCTTCGCCACGCACCCCTACGTGACCACGGGCGGAGGGGCCGGGCGGGCCGAGGCCACCTACGGCGGGTACCAGCTGAGCCCGCGCAGACTGACGCAGTATCCCTACTTATGA
- the b3galt6 gene encoding beta-1,3-galactosyltransferase 6 produces the protein MNLVRLVCRHKTALVIGALCLFTVVLVFLAKCTSETLKQADSPGQAPRAEPPGDRPDAPPPVKEQSAFLVVLITTGPKYTERRSIIRSTWLSQRDPEVLALFVVGTEGLAPEEVQSLGTEQKRHRDLLLLPELRDSYDNLTAKLLHMYSWLDRSVDFRFVLKADDDTFARLDLLKEELKAREPAGAERLYWGFFSGRGRVKTLGKWRESAWELCDYYLPYALGGGYVLSADLVHYVRLNVAFLKTWQSEDVSLGAWLAPVDVKRVHDPRFDTEYKSRGCSNKYLVTHKQSLEDMLEKHQTLQRDGHLCKEEVKLRLSYIYDWSVPPSQCCQRKDGIP, from the coding sequence ATGAATCTGGTTCGCCTGGTGTGTCGACACAAGACAGCCCTGGTGATTGGGGCGCTGTGCCTCTTCACCGTGGTGCTGGTGTTCCTGGCGAAGTGCACCTCTGAGACCTTAAAGCAGGCCGACTCCCCCGGCCAGGCCCCTCGAGCCGAGCCTCCCGGCGACCGTCCGGACGCCCCCCCTCCTGTCAAAGAACAGTCCGCCTTTTTGGTGGTGCTCATCACCACGGGACCCAAGTACACGGAGCGCCGCAGCATCATCCGCAGCACGTGGCTGTCCCAGCGGGACCCGGAGGTGCTGGCGCTGTTCGTGGTGGGCACGGAGGGTCTGGCCCCCGAGGAGGTGCAGAGCCTGGGCACGGAGCAGAAGCGCCACCgcgacctgctgctgctgcctgagcTGCGCGACTCCTACGACAACCTCACCGCCAAGCTGCTGCACATGTACTCCTGGCTGGACCGCAGCGTGGACTTCCGCTTCGTGCTGAAGGCCGACGATGACACGTTCGCCCGGCTGGACCTGCTGAAGGAGGAGCTGAAGGCGCGTGAGCCCGCCGGCGCCGAGCGGCTGTACTGGGGTTTCTTCTCGGGCCGCGGCCGGGTCAAGACGTTGGGGAAGTGGAGGGAGAGCGCCTGGGAGCTGTGCGACTACTACCTGCCCTACGCACTGGGCGGAGGCTACGTACTCTCGGCCGACCTGGTGCACTACGTGCGCCTCAACGTCGCCTTCCTGAAGACGTGGCAGAGCGAGGACGTTTCGCTAGGCGCCTGGCTCGCGCCCGTGGACGTGAAGCGGGTCCACGACCCGCGCTTCGACACCGAGTACAAGTCGCGCGGCTGCAGCAACAAGTACCTGGTGACGCACAAGCAGAGCCTGGAGGACATGCTGGAGAAGCACCAGACGCTGCAGAGGGACGGGCATCTGTGCAAGGAGGAGGTCAAGCTGCGCCTGTCCTACATCTACGACTGGAGCGTGCCACCCTCACAGTGCTGCCAGCGCAAGGATGGCATCCCCTGA